A stretch of the Aegilops tauschii subsp. strangulata cultivar AL8/78 chromosome 4, Aet v6.0, whole genome shotgun sequence genome encodes the following:
- the LOC109732588 gene encoding heat shock 70 kDa protein 8, with protein sequence MAEQFYTVASDSETTGDDKAQQSFPDVAIGIDIGTSRCSVAIWNGHQVELLKNTRSQKGMRSYVMFKDDTLSAGVTGGATQEHPHEERDILSGSAIFNMKRLIGRMDTDEVVQASKTLPFLVQTLGIGVRPFIAALVNNMWRSTTPEEVLAIFLLELKALVEMHLKHPVRNAVLTIPVAFSRFQQTRIERACAMAGLHVLRLMPEPTAVALLYAQQQQQLMHDNMGSGIEKIALIFNIGAGYCDVAVSATAGGVSQIRALAGCTVGGEDILQNAMCHLLPNYDSLCDNAGPTTDRIKSMALLRMATQDAIHKLASQESIEINADLGNGLKVSKLLSRAEFEQVNQAIFEKCERIINQCLSDAKLTPEDINDVILVGGCSRIPKIRSLVLGLCKKGESYGSIDHLEAAVSGAALEGAIASGVTDPSGSLDLLTIQATPMNLGIRADGDGFAAIIPRNTAVPARRDMLFTTTQDNQAEALIAVYEGEGEQAEENHLLGYFKITGIPPAPKGAVEISVCMDIDAGNVLRVFAGVVKPQGEATPPFMEVRMPTLDDGHGWCGQALAKMYGSKLDLAVIPKKLHP encoded by the coding sequence ATGGCCGAGCAATTCTACACAGTGGCATCTGACAGCGAAACCACTGGGGACGACAAAGCACAACAATCATTCCCTGATGTTGCTATCGGCATTGATATTGGCACTTCAAGATGCAGTGTTGCTATTTGGAATGGTCATCAAGTGGAGCTACTGAAAAACACTCGGAGCCAGAAAGGGATGAGGTCATATGTCATGTTCAAAGATGACACCCTTTCAGCGGGTGTTACTGGAGGAGCAACCCAGGAGCACCCACACGAGGAAAGAGATATCTTGTCAGGAAGTGCAATATTTAACATGAAGCGTTTAATCGGGAGAATGGACACAGATGAAGTGGTTCAAGCTAGCAAGACTCTCCCTTTCCTTGTGCAGACACTGGGTATTGGTGTGAGGCCATTTATTGCAGCTCTGGTCAACAATATGTGGCGCTCCACAACTCCTGAGGAAGTTCTTGCCATCTTTCTTCTTGAATTAAAGGCCCTGGTGGAAATGCATCTCAAGCATCCAGTGAGGAATGCTGTTCTAACCATCCCAGTTGCATTCAGTCGCTTCCAGCAGACCAGGATCGAGAGAGCATGTGCAATGGCTGGACTGCATGTGCTGAGGCTTATGCCAGAGCCCACTGCTGTTGCTCTTCTGTAtgctcagcagcagcagcagcttatGCATGATAACATGGGAAGTGGCATTGAGAAAATCGCCCTGATATTTAACATCGGTGCTGGTTATTGTGACGTTGCGGTGTCTGCAACTGCTGGAGGTGTTTCTCAGATAAGAGCACTCGCAGGTTGCACCGTTGGTGGAGAGGACATTCTTCAGAACGCAATGTGCCACCTTCTACCCAATTATGATAGCTTATGTGACAATGCTGGTCCAACTACGGACAGGATCAAGTCAATGGCTTTACTGCGGATGGCAACTCAGGATGCGATTCACAAACTGGCCTCCCAGGAAAGCATTGAGATCAATGCAGACTTGGGTAATGGCCTCAAAGTGTCCAAGCTGTTGAGTCGTGCAGAGTTTGAACAGGTGAATCAGGCGATCTTTGAGAAATGTGAGAGGATCATCAATCAATGCTTGTCAGATGCAAAGTTAACGCCAGAAGACATCAATGATGTGATCTTGGTTGGAGGGTGTTCCAGAATTCCCAAGATCAGAAGCCTTGTCCTGGGATTATGCAAGAAGGGAGAATCTTATGGGAGCATCGACCATCTTGAAGCCGCTGTTTCAGGTGCTGCACTGGAAGGAGCCATCGCTTCAGGAGTCACCGATCCTTCCGGGAGCCTGGATCTGCTGACGATTCAGGCGACCCCGATGAACCTCGGAATCCGTGCCGACGGGGACGGCTTTGCAGCCATCATTCCAAGGAACACCGCTGTTCCGGCTAGGAGGGACATGCTGTTCACAACAACGCAGGACAACCAGGCCGAGGCGCTGATCGCCGTCTACGAAGGCGAGGGGGAGCAGGCGGAAGAGAACCATCTCCTAGGGTACTTCAAGATCACCGGCATCCCGCCGGCGCCCAAGGGTGCCGTCGAGATCAGCGTCTGCATGGACATCGACGCCGGCAACGTCCTCAGGGTGTTTGCTGGCGTCGTGAAGCCGCAAGGCGAGGCCACCCCGCCGTTCATGGAGGTGAGGATGCCCACGCTGGACGACGGCCATGGCTGGTGCGGGCAGGCCCTGGCGAAGATGTACGGCAGCAAGCTCGACCTCGCTGTAATCCCTAAGAAGCTGCATCCTTAA